The nucleotide window GCATCAGGACATTGCCCTTAGCCGTTTCTGTAAGCGATTCAAGTTCCTCCATCGAATACTGAAAACGAAGATCTTCCTCTTCAGCTGTCTGACAGCCAACAAGAATCACTTTTTCAAATACGTTTTCCTGTTCCAAATAACACCCTTCTTTCCTATATATATAGCTAATGACATCATACCAAAATTAAGCCGCAAACAAAAATTTTGAAAGTCGGGGGAAAAGTGGTTGTAAATTGGAATAAACATGATAAAATCAATATGTTTTCATTTAACTATTTTAGTATTCAGGCACCATTTTAACAAGAGGAGAAAAACATGATGACATGGGAAGTACTCAGCATGATTGGAACAATAGCATTCGCGATCAGCGGTGCGTTTATTGCAATGGAAGAGGAATATGATATCTTCGGAGTTTATATATTAGGAATCGTTACAGCATTCGGCGGCGGAGCAATCCGTAACTTGCTAATCGGTGTACCAGTCTCTGCATTATGGGAACAAGGCATTTTCTTCAATCTGGCCTTGATGTCAATCACCATCGTTTTCTTATTTCCTGGCAATCTATTAAAACATTGGCAGCGATGGGGTAACTTTTTCGATGCCATCGGGCTTGCTGCCTTCGCGATCCAGGGAGCGATCTATGCTTCAAATATGGGGCATCCATTAAGCGCAGTCATCGTTGCAGCTGTGTTAACCGGAAGCGGCGGCGGAATCATTCGAGACCTGCTCGCAGGGAGGAAGCCATTAGTATTAAAGGCTGAAATTTATGCAGTTTGGGCTGTGCTTGCCGGACTCGTCATTGGCCTCGGAATGGCCAATCAGGCTGTCGAACTCTATGGACTATTTGCTGTCATCACAGCACTCCGCGTAATATCCTATACCTACAAATGGCATTTACCAGTCCGCAAACTGGGCGTACATTAAGAAAAGCGCAAGCGCCTTGGTTAGCCCCGACAAGCGCTGGAGGGCCGACCGGTGAAGTGGTTCTTTGACTTCACCTGAGCGGACCGAAGCGACTCGAGGGGCTAGGCGCTGGAGCTGGACATTTCTCGAAGTGAAATTTCTACTTTCTTATCTCATAAGAAAAACGCAAGCGCCTGGTCAGCCCCGACAAGCGCTGGAGGGCCTGACAGTGAAGTCGTTCTTTGACATCATTGGCAGGTTTTCTTATTCACTAAAAAAGGCAGCGCTGGTGATGCAAATCAGCTCTGCCTTTTCTTTTTAAAATATTTTCCGCCTATATAATCTCCCTACCCATCTGACCGATTGCGTAATGGATGCCATGCTGGAGAGTCTGGAAGCAATCGAATTTGGATAGGTTGATATTCGATTGGGTGATTTCAATCCCTAGAGTGGAAGAAATTCCAACCAGAATTGTTTTCGTACCGATTAGTCTCGCTGCTGATCCGATTTTCTCAATCAGACTGACCGCATGTGGTCCTATTTCCTGGTCCATTCCTGTCAGATCCAATACAAGATAGCTGGCTTTATAGGATGGCAGTCGATTCAGAGTATTTATAATCAGCTGGTCTGCCCGGTCTTCATCGTATTTACCAATAAGGGGAACGACAACGATCCCCTCAAGAACCGGGATGATCGGAGACGAAAGCTTATTGACCAATTCTTTTAATTCAGATGTTTTTTCTTCAACAAGGCCTTCAAGTTTCCTGATTTGGTCTGATTCTTTCTTTCGTGCCAGCTGGTGAATATTATCAGCGATTGTGACATTAGAAGGGAAGTATTCAATCACACTGTGCTCATGACCCTCTAACTGATGCTGCTTAATTTTATACCAGATATTTGTTCCGAACAGTCCCGAGAAAACTCCGGCGTAATGTGCGGGCAGGAAACTCCCTCCTTTTTTCTTCCCCTGGGCAACATTCACTTTATGCTCCCAGCTGTCCCTCATAAAAGCTGTAAATGTTTTCGTTTCAAAGTTCAAATCCTTTATTAATGTTAACCCCCAGCCAGCGGTTGCATATGTATTTGTAATCATGTCAGCGGCTTCAGATACGCTAACTTCCTTCATTTTTTCAAAATACTGGCTGACTACGAGTCCCTGGCGAAACCCGGTGGTTTCAAAAACAAGGTTGGAAGCTTCTTCACCAGAAATCTCTTCGATTGTGTCGAAAAACGTCTTCATTGCCGAAGAAATCCAAAAGAGCACGGCATCCTGTCCCTCGAATGTGAACTTACCAGATTTTACATCCCAGCCGAAGTCATAACCTACAACATCATAATTATACTCATACCCCATTAAATATTAGCTCCTTTTTATCTATATACTCATAAAGCTTCCTTTTTTAAAATATTAGTTTAGCCAAAAAACCTTTACGAACCCCCCGTTTTTTTACCCCGTTTTAAACTCTTCAAACCTTATTCCCTAAAATACATATAAAAATACTCTACAT belongs to Mesobacillus subterraneus and includes:
- a CDS encoding trimeric intracellular cation channel family protein; translated protein: MTWEVLSMIGTIAFAISGAFIAMEEEYDIFGVYILGIVTAFGGGAIRNLLIGVPVSALWEQGIFFNLALMSITIVFLFPGNLLKHWQRWGNFFDAIGLAAFAIQGAIYASNMGHPLSAVIVAAVLTGSGGGIIRDLLAGRKPLVLKAEIYAVWAVLAGLVIGLGMANQAVELYGLFAVITALRVISYTYKWHLPVRKLGVH
- a CDS encoding STAS domain-containing protein, yielding MGYEYNYDVVGYDFGWDVKSGKFTFEGQDAVLFWISSAMKTFFDTIEEISGEEASNLVFETTGFRQGLVVSQYFEKMKEVSVSEAADMITNTYATAGWGLTLIKDLNFETKTFTAFMRDSWEHKVNVAQGKKKGGSFLPAHYAGVFSGLFGTNIWYKIKQHQLEGHEHSVIEYFPSNVTIADNIHQLARKKESDQIRKLEGLVEEKTSELKELVNKLSSPIIPVLEGIVVVPLIGKYDEDRADQLIINTLNRLPSYKASYLVLDLTGMDQEIGPHAVSLIEKIGSAARLIGTKTILVGISSTLGIEITQSNINLSKFDCFQTLQHGIHYAIGQMGREII